The proteins below come from a single Leptidea sinapis chromosome Z, ilLepSina1.1, whole genome shotgun sequence genomic window:
- the LOC126978762 gene encoding dynein axonemal intermediate chain 2-like: MDIAFTYNKKRFDFGKQPLFCEQGPEMCDTISTNVAEHKHYILRNPVHQPTQNTPVFSKNYVNTVRAEYTTTGINHAEGGWPKDVNVVDPEATQRYRRRIEKEDNYIHCVMGSAPGMEHYVFQNNAIDMYRTYYAEMATQPAVERSSMRNVNVYRDASGQRPITSVCWQPEGGHYFSVTYTDVDFNHKTRASCNSYIWNVENANNPEIVLTPSCPLVDLQFNGREREILAGGLMNGQVGVWDRRVGGDASLLCAPHVAHREFVRNVLFVNAKSGQEFFSGGPDGVCKWWDMRNMEAPIDEMIIDVVKSSFDTQQMQNANGISALEFEQTIPTRFMVGTENGFVIGGNRKGKTPMEKLPAMFPAHLGPVWRVERNPNFLKNFLTVGDWCVRVWSEECRESSIMMSPPQRHKVTSANWSPTRLSLMLVTRWDGLLSAWDLLRRQHEPALTMHVCDEPLLTVKMHETGLFAACGSRKGNIYMTELSQNLAQSDKNDKSLLTAMFDRESKRERILEARMREIRLKLRQAEEGIVSPQGSLTDMEFAAGDKDLYEATTEYMQTVKKELASM, translated from the exons ATGGATATAGCGTTCACGTATAATAAGAAGCGCTTCGACTTCGGAAAGCAGCCATTGTTCTGCGAGCAAGGGCCGGAGATGTGCGACACTATCTCTACCAATGTGGCGGAACACAAGCACTACATATTACGCAACCCGGTACACCAGCCCACGCAGAACACGCCTGTTTTCTCCAAGAACTATGTTAACACCGTACG GGCAGAATACACGACAACAGGAATCAATCATGCGGAAGGAGGCTGGCCAAAAGATGTTAATGTCGTTGACCCGGAGGCGACCCAGCGCTATCGCAGAAGGATTGAGAAAGAAGATAACTATATACACTGCGTGATGGGCTCCGCTCCG GGAATGGAGCACTACGTGTTCCAGAACAACGCTATTGACATGTACCGCACGTATTATGCGGAGATGGCGACGCAGCCCGCTGTGGAGCGAAGTAGTATGCGGAACGTAAACGTGTACAGGGACGCATCTGGCCAGCGACCCATCACGTCTGTCTGCTGGCAACCGGAAGGAGGACACTACTTCAGCGTCACCTACACGGATGTAGACTTTAACCATAAAACGCGCGCATCTTGCAACTCCTATATTTGGAATGTAGAGAACGCGAACAATCCTGAAATCGTTCTGACTCCTTCATGTCCTCTAGTCGACCTTCAGTTCAACGGTCGAGAACGCGAGATACTCGCGGGGGGACTCATGAATGGACAGGTGGGCGTATGGGATCGCCGCGTGGGGGGCGATGCCTCGCTCCTGTGCGCGCCGCATGTGGCACATCGCGAATTCGTACGGAACGTGCTTTTCGTGAACGCCAAGTCGGGACAAGAGTTTTTCTCCGGTGGCCCGGACGGAGTTTGCAAATGGTGGGATATGCGCAACATGGAAGCACCTATTGACGAAATGATCATCGACGTCGTTAAGTCATCATTCGACACTCAACAGATGCAGAACGCGAATGGTATTAGCGCTTTGGAGTTTGAACAAACAATTCCTACTCGTTTCATGGTAGGCACAGAAAATGGTTTTGTAATTGGAGGAAATCGTAAAGGCAAAACACCTATGGAGAAACTACCAGCTATG TTCCCGGCGCATCTCGGTCCCGTGTGGCGAGTGGAGCGCAACCCCAACTTCCTCAAGAACTTCTTGACGGTGGGCGATTGGTGCGTGCGCGTGTGGAGTGAGGAGTGTCGCGAGAGTTCCATAATGATGTCGCCGCCGCAGCGCCACAAAGTGACGTCAGCAAACTGGAGCCCTACTCGACTGTCGCTCATGCTGGTGACCCGGTGGGACGGGCTCCTGTCCGCCTGGGACCTGCTCCGGCGCCAGCACGAGCCTGCGCTCACGATGCATGTTTGTGACGAGCCTTTGCTCACTGTCAAGATGCACGAAACG GGTTTGTTTGCGGCATGTGGCAGCCGTAAGGGGAACATCTACATGACGGAGCTGTCACAAAATCTCGCGCAGTCTGACAAGAACGACAAGTCTCTACTTACAGCG ATGTTCGATCGAGAAAGCAAGCGAGAACGGATACTGGAGGCACGTATGCGTGAGATACGGCTGAAGCTCCGACAGGCCGAGGAGGGCATCGTCAGTCCACAAGGCTCTCTAACTGATATGGAGTTTGCTGCCGGCGACAAAGATCTCTATGAGGCCACCACCGAATATATGCAAACCGTCAAAAAAGAACTAGCTTCGATGTAA